In Arachis hypogaea cultivar Tifrunner chromosome 17, arahy.Tifrunner.gnm2.J5K5, whole genome shotgun sequence, a single window of DNA contains:
- the LOC140180728 gene encoding uncharacterized protein, which produces MSSNNFFKARTILTPTLDIVEEVNNHLMAIIPRGKKLYLSSDSICMDEGNIENQLDFYGPELLNSINCSGLPPHKLILKVGVPVMLLRNIDQSSGLCNGTRLQVRKLGNHVIECEVLTGNNVGPIALIPRMNMVPTNETVPVRFLRRQFPIIVLFVMTINKYQGQTLSYVGLYLSKPIFTHGQLYMALSRVKSGGGAEE; this is translated from the coding sequence ATGTCctcaaataattttttcaaaGCAAGAACTATACTGACTCCCACATTGGACATCGTTGAAGAGGTCAACAACCATCTGATGGCTATCATTCCTAGAGggaaaaaattatatcttagttCGGATTCGATTTGTATGGATGAAGGGAATATAGAGAATCAACTAGATTTCTATGGTCCTGAATTACTGAATAGCATAAATTGCTCTGGTTTGCCTccacataaattaatactcaaggtTGGTGTTCCGGTGATGTTACTGAGGAATATTGACCAATCTAGTGGTCTTTGTAATGGTACAAGGCTACAAGTTAGGAAGCTTGGAAATCATGTCATAGAATGTGAAGTCTTAACGGGTAACAATGTTGGTCCTATTGCTTTGATTCCAAGAATGAATATGGTACCAACAAATGAAACCGTCCCAGTTAGATTCCTACGAAGACAGTTTCCCATAATAGTATTGTTTGTcatgacaattaataagtatcaGGGACAAACTTTATCTTATGTTGGATTGTACTTGTCCAAACCAATTTTTACACATGGCCAACTATATATGGCactttcaagagttaaga
- the LOC140180729 gene encoding uncharacterized protein produces the protein MSNKFKPQTPDDIDKHITAEIPNENERPNLHGVVQNYMVHGPCELLLKFGCHINVEYTCQTSSIKYLFKYVHKDNDHVTATLYNAGDPSKATQVVDEIKNYYDCRYISACEAVCHLFGYEIQEKEPFVIRLPFYLEDEQPVVYGETSNVNDIVERAISHKSMFLGWIAANMSYPYARSLTYAEFLTKFVWKDDASKWFP, from the exons ATGAGTAACAAGTTCAAGCCACAAACACCAGatgacatagacaaacatataacaGCTGAGATTCCTAATGAAAATGAAAGGCCAAATCTACATGGAGTTGTTCAAAATTACATGGTACATGGTCCATGTG AATTGTTGCTCAAGTTCGGGTGCCACATAAATGTAGAATATACATGCCAAACAAGTTCTATTAAGTATCTGTTTAAGTATGTACACAAGGATAATGACCATGTAACAGCTACTCTATACAACGCTGGTGATCCATCAAAAGCCACACAAGTTGTTGACGAAATTAAGAATTACTACGATTGTAGGTACATTTCGGCATGTGAGGCAGTCTGTCATTTATTTGGATAcgaaatccaagagaaagaaccATTTGTGATTAGACTTCCATTCTATTTGGAGGATGAGCAACCTGTGGTTTATGGTGAAACTTCTAATGTGAATGATATCGTCGAAAGAGCAATATCTCATAAGTCCATGTTTTTGGGATGGATAGCGGCGAACATGTCATATCCCTATGCTCGAAGTCTGACCTATGCTGAGTTTCTAACCAAGTTTGTTTGGAAGGACGATGCTTCAAAGTGGTTTCCTTGA